One genomic segment of Mesoterricola silvestris includes these proteins:
- the glgB gene encoding 1,4-alpha-glucan branching protein GlgB: MADPAFDAEAFLNGDCSNPAYVFGLHPLPGSGLEARVFAPRATRVELVKEATGEVVAELAMAHPEGIFETVLPRLRKWFPYHFRVHGWGPDPMEMEDPYRFSAALGDLDVYLMAEGTHLRLYEKLGAHPSERDGVPGVDFAVWAPNARRVSVVGTFNNWDGRRHIMRPFASSGVWELFIPGLAPGDLYKFEIKSGAGKVLPLKADPFAFQCEHAPGTASVVHDPRGHEWRDGDYMAGRWKTNRFDAPMSIYEVHLGSWRRREDGGFMGYRELADALIPYAREMGFTHVQLLPVSEHPFYASWGYQPLGMFAPTCRYGSPLDFQAFVDRCHQAGLGVLLDWVPAHFPGDAHGLGEFDGTHLYEHADPRKGRHMDWGTLIYNYGRTEVQNFLIANALFWLDRFHIDGLRVDAVASMLYLDYSRAQGQWVPNRYGGRENLEAVAFLRRLNETVYAHFPDTCTVAEESTAWPMVSRPTSAGGLGFGFKWNMGWMHDTLAYLGRNMLHRKHHHGEITFSMLYNDTENFVLPLSHDEVVHGKKSLLWRMPGTRWEQFANLRLLFAYQFLHPGKKLLFMGGEFGQDHEWDHNKALDWGLLQFQEHQGVQRLVRDLNTLYRGLPALHERDCAPGGFQWIDCEDRKNSILALIRRAGDGSFAVAVLNFTAMPHHGYRVGVPAPGTYLEVLNSDASLYGGQNFGNGGAVASKPLPAHGFPQSLELTLPPLGVVVLRLG; the protein is encoded by the coding sequence ATGGCTGATCCCGCATTCGACGCCGAAGCCTTCCTGAACGGGGACTGCTCGAACCCCGCCTACGTCTTCGGCCTCCATCCCCTGCCCGGATCGGGCCTGGAGGCGCGGGTCTTCGCGCCCCGGGCCACGCGGGTGGAACTGGTGAAGGAGGCCACCGGGGAGGTGGTGGCCGAGCTGGCCATGGCCCACCCCGAGGGGATCTTCGAGACGGTGCTGCCCCGGCTGCGCAAGTGGTTCCCCTACCACTTCCGCGTCCACGGCTGGGGGCCGGACCCCATGGAGATGGAGGACCCCTACCGCTTCAGCGCCGCCCTGGGGGACCTGGACGTCTACCTCATGGCCGAGGGCACCCACCTGCGCCTCTACGAGAAGCTGGGCGCGCACCCCTCGGAGCGGGACGGCGTGCCCGGCGTGGACTTCGCGGTGTGGGCCCCCAACGCCCGGCGCGTGAGCGTCGTGGGCACCTTCAACAACTGGGACGGGCGCCGGCACATCATGCGGCCCTTCGCGTCGTCGGGCGTGTGGGAGCTCTTCATCCCCGGCCTGGCCCCGGGGGACCTCTACAAGTTCGAGATCAAGAGCGGCGCGGGCAAGGTGCTGCCCCTCAAGGCCGACCCCTTCGCCTTCCAGTGCGAGCACGCCCCCGGCACCGCCTCGGTGGTGCACGACCCCCGCGGCCACGAATGGCGGGACGGGGACTACATGGCCGGGCGCTGGAAAACCAACCGCTTCGACGCCCCCATGAGCATCTACGAGGTGCACCTGGGCTCCTGGCGCCGCCGGGAGGACGGCGGGTTCATGGGCTACCGGGAGCTGGCCGACGCCCTCATCCCGTACGCCAGGGAGATGGGCTTCACCCACGTGCAGCTCCTGCCCGTGAGCGAACACCCCTTCTACGCCTCCTGGGGCTACCAGCCCCTGGGCATGTTCGCCCCCACCTGCCGCTACGGGTCCCCCCTGGACTTCCAGGCCTTCGTGGACCGCTGCCACCAGGCGGGGCTGGGGGTCCTGCTGGACTGGGTCCCGGCGCACTTCCCCGGCGACGCCCACGGCCTGGGCGAATTCGACGGCACCCACCTCTACGAGCACGCCGACCCCCGCAAGGGCCGCCACATGGACTGGGGCACCCTCATCTACAACTACGGGCGCACCGAGGTGCAGAACTTCCTCATCGCCAACGCCCTGTTCTGGCTGGACCGCTTCCACATCGACGGGCTGCGGGTGGACGCGGTGGCCTCCATGCTCTACCTGGACTACAGCCGGGCCCAGGGCCAGTGGGTGCCCAACCGCTACGGGGGCCGGGAGAACCTGGAGGCCGTGGCCTTCCTGCGCCGGCTCAACGAGACGGTCTACGCCCACTTCCCCGACACCTGCACCGTGGCCGAGGAATCCACCGCCTGGCCCATGGTCTCGCGGCCCACCAGCGCGGGGGGCCTGGGCTTCGGCTTCAAGTGGAACATGGGCTGGATGCACGACACCCTGGCCTACCTGGGCCGCAACATGCTCCACCGCAAGCACCACCACGGCGAGATCACCTTCAGCATGCTCTACAACGACACCGAGAACTTCGTGCTGCCCCTCTCCCACGACGAGGTGGTCCACGGCAAGAAGTCCCTGCTCTGGCGCATGCCGGGCACCCGGTGGGAGCAGTTCGCCAACCTGCGCCTGCTCTTCGCCTACCAGTTCCTGCACCCCGGCAAGAAGCTCCTGTTCATGGGCGGCGAGTTCGGCCAGGACCACGAATGGGACCACAACAAGGCCCTGGACTGGGGCCTGCTGCAGTTCCAGGAGCACCAGGGCGTCCAGCGCCTGGTGCGGGACCTCAACACCCTGTACCGGGGCCTCCCGGCCCTCCACGAACGGGACTGCGCGCCCGGCGGCTTCCAGTGGATCGACTGCGAGGACCGGAAGAACAGCATCCTCGCCCTCATCCGCCGGGCCGGCGACGGCTCCTTCGCCGTGGCGGTGTTGAACTTCACGGCCATGCCCCACCACGGGTACCGCGTGGGCGTGCCGGCCCCGGGGACGTACCTGGAGGTGCTCAATTCCGATGCCTCGCTTTACGGGGGCCAGAACTTCGGCAACGGCGGCGCCGTGGCGTCGAAACCCCTTCCAGCGCACGGCTTTCCCCAGTCCCTGGAGCTCACCCTGCCCCCCCTCGGGGTGGTGGTGCTCCGACTGGGCTAA
- the glgA gene encoding glycogen synthase GlgA, with translation MKILHAATELFPYVKVGGLGDVLAALPGAQRTLGADARILLPGYGALLARIRDLEPAGGFPDLLGQGEARLLRGATADGVPVYLLDHPGLYDRAGGPYAEYGDSHLRFAAFAWAASQLGRNGDWAGWRPDVLQVHDWQAALAPAYYAQDPGRVPLTVTTIHNLSYQGIYPAPLLPELWLGPSIFHTEGAEFYGKINFLKAGLAFADRITTVSPTYAKEIQQPEAGSGLDGLLTHRRRDLAGILNGVDNAIWNPATSPHLEHHFDARHLSGKKLDKNLLQREMGLDESPGDPVFGVVSRLAEQKGLDLVLENVAYLLQLNAQLVILGTGDPVLEEGFAAAAKAHPGRVACALAYDEGLAHRILAGSDVMLVPSRQEPCGLTQLYALRYGTLPLVRRAGGLADTVVDTDAQSLVDSTATGFVFKEASSWILGETIGRACRLYREDPRTWTRIQRHAMAQNFSWKASAKEYLELYEGMMRKAKGE, from the coding sequence ATGAAGATCCTCCACGCCGCCACGGAACTGTTTCCCTACGTGAAGGTGGGAGGCCTGGGCGACGTGCTGGCCGCGCTGCCCGGTGCCCAGCGGACCCTGGGGGCGGACGCCCGGATCCTCCTGCCGGGCTACGGGGCGCTTCTGGCCCGGATCCGGGACCTGGAACCGGCCGGCGGCTTCCCGGACCTCCTGGGGCAGGGGGAGGCGCGCCTGCTGCGGGGCGCGACCGCGGACGGGGTGCCCGTGTACCTGCTGGACCATCCGGGGCTGTACGATCGCGCGGGCGGTCCCTATGCGGAGTACGGGGACAGCCACCTGCGCTTCGCCGCCTTCGCCTGGGCGGCGTCCCAGCTGGGCCGCAACGGCGACTGGGCCGGATGGCGCCCGGACGTGCTCCAGGTCCACGACTGGCAGGCCGCCCTGGCTCCCGCGTACTACGCCCAGGATCCGGGCCGGGTCCCCCTCACGGTCACGACCATCCACAACCTTTCGTACCAGGGCATCTACCCCGCCCCCCTGCTGCCGGAACTGTGGCTGGGCCCCAGCATCTTCCACACGGAAGGGGCCGAGTTCTACGGCAAGATCAATTTCCTCAAGGCCGGACTGGCCTTCGCGGACCGCATCACCACCGTGAGCCCCACGTACGCCAAGGAGATCCAGCAGCCGGAGGCGGGAAGCGGCCTGGACGGGCTCCTGACCCATCGCCGGCGGGACTTGGCGGGCATCCTCAACGGCGTGGACAACGCCATCTGGAACCCCGCCACAAGCCCCCACCTGGAACACCACTTCGACGCCCGGCACCTGTCGGGCAAGAAGCTCGACAAGAACCTCCTGCAGCGGGAGATGGGCCTGGACGAATCCCCCGGCGACCCGGTGTTCGGGGTGGTGAGCCGTCTGGCCGAGCAGAAGGGCCTGGACCTGGTGCTGGAGAACGTGGCCTACCTGCTCCAGCTCAACGCCCAGCTGGTCATCCTGGGCACCGGCGACCCCGTGCTGGAGGAGGGTTTCGCCGCCGCCGCCAAGGCCCATCCCGGCCGCGTGGCCTGCGCCCTGGCCTACGACGAGGGCCTGGCCCACCGCATCCTGGCCGGCTCCGACGTGATGCTGGTGCCCAGCCGCCAGGAGCCCTGCGGCCTCACCCAGCTCTACGCCCTGCGCTACGGCACCCTGCCCCTGGTGCGCCGCGCCGGGGGCCTCGCCGACACCGTGGTGGACACCGACGCCCAGTCCCTGGTGGATTCCACCGCCACCGGCTTCGTGTTCAAGGAGGCCAGCAGCTGGATCCTGGGGGAGACCATCGGCCGCGCCTGCCGGCTCTACCGGGAGGACCCCCGCACCTGGACCCGCATCCAGCGCCACGCCATGGCGCAGAATTTCAGCTGGAAGGCCAGCGCGAAGGAATACCTGGAGCTCTACGAAGGGATGATGCGGAAGGCCAAGGGCGAGTAA
- the glgP gene encoding alpha-glucan family phosphorylase, with protein MDTLQQKLQKLTRNLWWTWRPEVRAIFRDLDLDIYHKAHRNPVRVLKEITPALLEKRADEVDIATRTDRALRQLNEYLNPLTTWGMIHAGSLQSRPVAYFCAEFGIHESLPIYSGGLGILAGDHLKGASNLGVPLVGVGLMYHRGYTTQLLDASFWQQDVSEPFELDDLPVYPAIGADGKPARVSVELPGRLVWAKVLECHVGRIRLILLDTRDDANSEEDKALAANLYGGDNRMRIQQELLLGVGGSRALRALGITPSVIHLNEGHSAFAILEWARHRVQQDGMEPWAAIAEAASGTVFTTHTPVEAGHDKFPADLAEEHLRALAEGLRLPLHDVLGLGRTNPGDLGSAFLPTVLALKHCRRANGVSALHGKVARSMWQHLWPTRSEHDVPIGHITNGVHVPSWLSSELNTLMTTHLGVNWMEGIVRPDLWTKIAAIDPAEIWEIKKVLKGRMLKLVRERQTAMRARQGLPPLDPAPLDPDALTIGFARRFVPYKRPDLLFTDLDRLDALVNNPQRPVNLIFAGRAHPADGPGKALIQKVGQLTADPRFRNRILFVENYNIHIGRNLYQGVDAWLNNPQRPLEACGTSGMKVVMNGGLHISVLDGWWAEAYDGENGFAIGNGEIHASSEVQDKRDADALFRLLEEKVVPMYYRQDANGVPRPWIHAIQRSMRTLAWRFNADRMVMDYVRNCYLPAAVAASCQMPNP; from the coding sequence ATGGATACGCTCCAACAGAAGCTCCAGAAGCTCACCCGCAACCTCTGGTGGACCTGGCGCCCCGAAGTGCGCGCCATCTTCCGGGACCTGGACCTGGACATCTACCACAAGGCCCACCGCAACCCCGTGCGGGTGCTCAAGGAGATCACCCCGGCCCTGCTGGAGAAGCGCGCCGACGAAGTGGATATCGCCACCCGCACGGACCGCGCCCTGCGCCAGCTCAACGAGTACCTGAACCCCCTGACCACCTGGGGCATGATCCACGCCGGCAGCCTCCAGTCCCGGCCCGTGGCCTACTTCTGCGCCGAGTTCGGCATCCACGAGTCCCTGCCCATCTACTCCGGCGGCCTGGGCATCCTCGCCGGCGACCACCTCAAGGGCGCCAGCAACCTGGGCGTGCCCCTGGTGGGCGTGGGCCTCATGTACCACCGGGGCTACACCACCCAGCTGCTGGACGCCTCCTTCTGGCAGCAGGACGTGAGCGAGCCCTTCGAACTGGACGACCTGCCCGTGTATCCCGCCATCGGCGCCGACGGCAAGCCCGCGCGGGTGAGCGTGGAGCTCCCGGGGCGCCTGGTGTGGGCCAAGGTCCTGGAATGCCACGTGGGCCGCATCCGCCTCATCCTGCTGGACACCCGGGACGACGCCAACAGCGAGGAGGACAAGGCCCTGGCCGCCAACCTCTACGGCGGCGACAACCGCATGCGCATCCAGCAGGAGCTCCTCCTGGGCGTGGGCGGGTCCCGGGCCCTGCGGGCCCTGGGCATCACCCCCAGCGTCATCCACCTCAACGAGGGCCACTCGGCCTTCGCCATCCTGGAATGGGCCCGGCACCGGGTGCAGCAGGACGGCATGGAGCCCTGGGCGGCCATCGCCGAGGCGGCCTCGGGCACGGTGTTCACCACCCACACCCCCGTGGAGGCCGGCCACGACAAGTTCCCCGCCGATCTCGCCGAGGAGCACCTGCGGGCCCTGGCCGAGGGGCTCCGGCTTCCCCTGCACGACGTGCTGGGCCTGGGCCGCACCAACCCCGGGGACCTGGGTTCCGCCTTCCTCCCCACGGTGCTGGCCCTGAAGCACTGCCGGCGCGCCAACGGCGTCTCGGCCCTGCACGGCAAGGTCGCCCGGTCCATGTGGCAGCACCTGTGGCCCACCCGCAGCGAGCACGACGTGCCCATCGGGCACATCACCAACGGCGTGCACGTGCCCTCCTGGCTCTCCTCGGAGCTCAACACCCTCATGACCACCCACCTGGGCGTGAACTGGATGGAGGGCATCGTGCGTCCCGATCTGTGGACCAAGATCGCCGCCATCGACCCCGCCGAGATCTGGGAGATCAAGAAGGTCCTCAAGGGCCGCATGCTCAAGCTCGTGCGGGAGCGCCAGACCGCCATGCGCGCCCGCCAGGGCCTGCCGCCCCTGGACCCCGCCCCCCTGGACCCCGACGCCCTTACCATCGGCTTCGCCCGGCGCTTCGTGCCCTACAAGCGGCCCGACCTGCTCTTCACGGACCTGGACCGCCTGGACGCCCTGGTGAACAACCCCCAGCGGCCCGTGAACCTCATCTTCGCCGGCCGGGCCCACCCCGCCGACGGCCCGGGCAAGGCCCTCATCCAGAAGGTGGGCCAGCTCACCGCCGATCCCCGCTTCCGCAACCGCATCCTGTTCGTGGAGAACTACAACATCCACATCGGGCGCAACCTCTACCAGGGCGTGGACGCCTGGCTCAACAACCCCCAGCGGCCCCTGGAGGCCTGCGGCACCAGCGGCATGAAGGTGGTCATGAACGGCGGCCTCCACATCTCCGTCCTGGACGGGTGGTGGGCCGAGGCCTACGACGGCGAGAACGGCTTCGCCATCGGCAACGGGGAGATCCACGCGTCCTCCGAGGTGCAGGACAAGCGGGACGCCGACGCCCTCTTCCGGCTCCTGGAGGAGAAGGTGGTGCCCATGTACTACCGGCAGGACGCCAACGGCGTGCCCCGCCCGTGGATCCACGCCATCCAGCGCTCCATGCGCACCCTGGCCTGGCGCTTCAACGCCGACCGCATGGTCATGGACTACGTGCGGAACTGCTACCTCCCCGCCGCGGTGGCCGCCTCCTGCCAGATGCCCAACCCCTGA
- the glgC gene encoding glucose-1-phosphate adenylyltransferase: MSQREVFLAAQRTIAMVLAGGRGKRLHDLTRRLSKPGLAFGGKYRIIDFTMSNCVNSNIRKILVVTQYNSHSLLEHLQFGWTFLNGKFNEFIHVLPAQQSLESDAWYSGTADAVYQNLETIGAHRPENVLVLAGDHIYKMDYRRFLEDHLEKDADLTIACLEVPLADAREFGVAEADASDRIVSFVEKPQQPTPVPGRPGYAFASMGIYLFKADFLYAELARDAADPTSSHDFGKDVIPYLVPRARVYAHRFNRSHIRNMDKPPYWRDVGTVDAYWEANMDLTNVDPDLNLYDYDWPIFTHQEQLPAAKFVHSGPHRNGVAISSLVSAGCIVSGATVHRSLLFSKVRVHSHAYLHEAVVLPGADIEEHARLHRVIVDRNCRVPIGLVVGEDPEEDARRFHRTPGGVTLISQRMLDNLQEGR; encoded by the coding sequence ATGTCCCAGCGCGAGGTGTTCCTTGCGGCTCAGCGAACCATCGCCATGGTGCTGGCGGGAGGCCGCGGCAAGCGGCTCCACGACCTGACCCGGCGCCTTTCCAAGCCCGGCCTGGCCTTCGGCGGGAAGTACCGCATCATCGACTTCACCATGTCCAATTGCGTGAATTCCAATATCCGCAAGATCCTGGTGGTCACCCAGTACAACTCCCACAGCCTGCTGGAGCACCTGCAGTTCGGCTGGACCTTCCTCAATGGGAAGTTCAACGAGTTCATCCACGTCCTTCCGGCCCAGCAGAGCCTGGAGAGCGACGCGTGGTACAGCGGCACCGCCGACGCGGTGTACCAGAATCTCGAGACCATCGGGGCCCACCGTCCCGAGAACGTGCTGGTGCTGGCGGGGGACCATATCTACAAGATGGACTACCGCCGCTTCCTGGAGGACCACCTGGAGAAGGACGCGGACCTGACGATCGCCTGCCTTGAAGTGCCCCTGGCCGACGCCCGGGAATTCGGCGTGGCCGAGGCCGACGCGTCGGACCGCATCGTCTCCTTCGTGGAAAAGCCCCAGCAGCCCACCCCCGTGCCGGGCCGGCCGGGCTACGCCTTCGCGAGCATGGGGATCTACCTGTTCAAGGCCGATTTCCTGTACGCCGAACTGGCGCGGGACGCGGCGGACCCGACGTCCAGCCACGATTTCGGCAAGGACGTCATCCCCTACCTGGTGCCCCGGGCCCGGGTCTACGCCCACCGCTTCAACCGCAGCCACATCCGCAACATGGACAAGCCGCCCTACTGGCGGGACGTGGGCACCGTGGACGCGTACTGGGAGGCCAACATGGACCTCACCAACGTGGACCCCGACCTGAACCTCTACGACTACGACTGGCCCATCTTCACCCACCAGGAGCAGCTCCCGGCGGCCAAGTTCGTGCACAGCGGCCCCCACCGCAACGGCGTGGCCATCAGCAGCCTGGTGTCGGCGGGGTGCATCGTTTCGGGGGCCACGGTGCACCGCTCCCTGCTCTTCAGCAAGGTGCGGGTCCATTCCCACGCCTACCTCCACGAGGCGGTGGTGCTGCCCGGGGCGGACATCGAGGAGCATGCGCGGCTGCACCGGGTGATCGTGGACCGGAACTGCCGGGTGCCCATCGGGCTGGTGGTGGGGGAGGATCCGGAGGAGGACGCGCGGCGCTTCCATCGCACGCCGGGAGGTGTAACCCTGATCTCCCAGCGGATGCTGGACAACCTGCAGGAAGGCCGATGA
- a CDS encoding phosphodiester glycosidase family protein, with translation MRFPGALRAIACLVAFAPLRAQVKVEPWVPAYQGVELASGEAPEPRRQKAFAVRVDLRAPGVRLFATPHAGSKETTSETTGEFLAHHRLQVAINANFYDPCCTPGDKDLLGLAMSGGQVVSPAATHGIGQAALVATRDNFATILKTGPDFRTSGLWTAVAGTEVILADGVRSVAPIPFNKATHPRTAVGLSRDGRYLILLVIDGRQAGYSVGATLDEVVDWLLRFGAADGLNLDGGGSTALVREVEGQPRLVNHPSGVALGSTSNAGGEPQQRSNGNNLGVFARPLPPAA, from the coding sequence ATGAGATTCCCAGGGGCCCTGCGGGCCATCGCCTGCCTCGTCGCCTTCGCGCCCCTGCGGGCCCAGGTCAAGGTGGAACCCTGGGTACCCGCCTACCAGGGGGTGGAATTGGCCTCGGGCGAGGCCCCGGAGCCCCGCCGCCAGAAGGCCTTTGCCGTGCGGGTGGATCTCCGGGCCCCGGGGGTGCGGCTCTTCGCCACGCCCCACGCCGGTTCCAAGGAGACCACCAGCGAGACCACGGGGGAGTTCCTGGCCCACCACCGCCTGCAGGTGGCGATCAACGCCAACTTCTACGACCCCTGCTGCACCCCCGGGGACAAGGACCTCCTGGGCCTGGCCATGTCCGGCGGCCAGGTGGTCTCCCCCGCCGCCACCCACGGCATCGGCCAGGCCGCCCTGGTGGCCACCCGGGACAACTTCGCCACCATCCTGAAGACCGGCCCCGATTTCCGCACCAGCGGCCTCTGGACCGCCGTGGCCGGCACCGAGGTGATCCTGGCGGACGGCGTGCGGAGCGTCGCCCCCATCCCCTTCAACAAGGCCACCCACCCCCGCACGGCGGTGGGCCTCAGCCGGGACGGCCGGTACCTGATCCTCCTGGTGATCGACGGCCGCCAGGCCGGCTACAGCGTGGGCGCCACCCTGGACGAGGTGGTGGACTGGCTGCTGCGCTTCGGCGCCGCCGACGGCCTGAACCTGGACGGCGGCGGCTCCACCGCCCTGGTGCGGGAGGTGGAGGGCCAGCCCCGGCTCGTGAACCACCCCAGCGGCGTGGCCCTGGGCTCCACCAGCAACGCCGGCGGGGAGCCCCAGCAGCGCTCCAACGGGAACAACCTGGGCGTCTTCGCGAGGCCGCTCCCCCCCGCGGCCTGA
- a CDS encoding outer membrane beta-barrel protein, whose translation MGTSLRVLATTAAVLLASGALQAESGIWGGQIGMAQPSGGAKQWVDSTVGVALDVTDTYSLGGQDSVRMRFGYFTFKASSSAPQTLTVPGWAQATYPANTDNEAYAFTYGAEYVRTLPARLYVLAGLGVAYATANRTGTFDLTNAGAGPVKSNYDANNFVPYYCAGLGFQITRSLALEARYQTTSMKAQTRKLDLKGLGIATPAQVAFDKLTVSTLTFGVSLTF comes from the coding sequence ATGGGCACCTCCCTGCGCGTCCTCGCCACCACCGCCGCGGTCCTCCTGGCCAGCGGCGCCCTCCAGGCCGAAAGCGGGATCTGGGGCGGGCAGATCGGGATGGCCCAGCCCTCCGGGGGCGCCAAGCAGTGGGTGGACTCCACCGTGGGCGTCGCCCTGGACGTCACCGACACCTACAGCCTGGGCGGCCAGGACTCCGTGCGCATGCGCTTCGGGTACTTCACCTTCAAGGCCAGCAGCTCCGCGCCCCAGACCCTCACGGTCCCCGGATGGGCCCAGGCCACCTACCCCGCCAACACCGACAACGAGGCCTACGCCTTCACCTACGGAGCCGAGTACGTGCGCACCCTCCCGGCCCGGCTCTACGTGCTGGCCGGCCTGGGCGTGGCCTACGCCACCGCCAACCGCACCGGCACCTTCGACCTCACCAACGCCGGCGCCGGCCCCGTGAAGAGCAACTACGACGCCAACAATTTCGTCCCCTACTACTGCGCCGGCCTGGGCTTCCAGATCACCCGGTCCCTGGCCCTGGAGGCCCGGTACCAGACCACCTCCATGAAGGCCCAGACCCGCAAGCTGGACCTCAAGGGCCTGGGCATCGCCACCCCCGCCCAGGTGGCCTTCGACAAGCTCACCGTCTCCACCCTCACCTTCGGCGTGAGCCTCACCTTCTGA